ACGTTCTTACTTAGTACATGCTTAAGCACATTGGCTAATGTTCAATACGCTCTAAATACTCAACagtaaagtaaataaaatatatattagtattaaatatattttaaatgttttataaagaattaatgattattttttgcTAAATATTTTATGTTTAGTTTTTGTATACAACCTGTATATTTTccataacacaataatattttcattAGAAGAACAAATTAGAAATGACATGAGCGAGTTACTCGTCAATTAAGACTTAATTAGggatgttatgaatggtatgtgtgacttgagtatacaaattaaagtgtgtattcatgtgtgtgactcttggtttgtggaatgcaaatgggtgtaattatgtggagagtattcatgaagaattatgggtgttaatgaagattaatgaagaagaagaaagggtttgatttattgtagctcgatcagaattctgacagaggaatcagagaggtcgctcgacctacccgctcgaccgagcgagccatattggtgggtcgagcggtcagacagaatgctccagaatgtaGCTGATGCTCactcgaccgagccgctcgaccgagcgagctccctgttccggtcgagcggatcctctgatgtgcatgggatgctgattttcgacctttcaaatccttggagttatttcatattattcattactcaatattaactatgtattcaagtgagctattgatattcatgtacctagtactatatatagagctctcatactcacacatcaaacacataaaacacaacccctaagccaaacacatagccttttgtttttatctcttactcaattgtaattcttcatttagaagtgttgtttatactcttttgatataatataaacagaaactacacaccacggaggacgtagccatcattgggtgaacctccttaaatccttgtgtctattttgattagtttacattgtcaaacgttgttttgttcattgttgtttgtatcgttcttagcatcgtaacggttttggaaaaaattttccaatggtatcagagccaagttgtttTTACGGTGTCTTAAGAAGTTGTTATTTGagaatcatgactacaatgaagcttgacatagagaagtttgatagaaatgtaaattttggcttatggcaagtcaaaatgagagccattttaatccaaaatggtgtgcataaggccattgatggtgtagataagatgccggaaggaatgacCGCATCAAGGTGGAAAGAAATAGACTCAAAGGCGTTGTCGGCAATTCAATTATGCCTTTCCAAcgaagttctaagagaggttgttaaagaaacaacaaccaagggtatatgggagaagttggaatcactctatatggccaagagtgttaccaataggctacttttgaaaagtagactctacgatctacgcttggaggaaggtaaatccttgaAACCTCACTTCGAtgaattttattccattgtaatggatttgcaaaatattgatgtcaagcttgatgatgaagacttggcaatttacctcttatgttctCTACCCCTTCTTACAAAAactttagagaaactctactctatggtagagataattagagtagtgatgatgtgaagagtgccttgacacaaagggatcttattgattcacaattatcacaaaagtcacaaagcaatgctagtgatggtttgtttgtgagagggaggtcacaagagaaaggttccactagtgggagtggaaacaagggtaaagggaggtccaagtctattaggccaaataaaaataaaacttgtaattatttcaagcttaagggccacatcaaaaAAGATTGTTGGAAGTTAAAGAAGAAAATTGAAGAGGAGGCTAGGGAAGGAACTAGTAATGcaaatgctagttatgtgaatgatagtgatgatggtgatgtatTAGTCGCCACACATGAGTATAAAGATAACGATGAATGGATTCTTgactcggggtgcacattccacatgagtcccaacaaaactttcttccatacatttgaaagtgttgatgggggaaatgttatCATGGGGAACAACACGAtttgtaaggttgttgggattgggagcattaaagtgaagatgtttgatggaattgtgaggaccttaaccgatgtaaggtatgttcCGGGCttaaaaaagaatcttttatctttgggtactcttgacaagattgggtgtagaatcacttgtgaaggtggagtcaTGAAGGTTGCTAGAGGCTCGCTAGTTGTGATGAAGGgtaagttgaatgggagtttgtatgctcttcaaggttcaaccatccTTGGCTCGGCAAATAtttccacaagcacaatgtccgatcatgacaccaaactttggcatttgaggcttggtcacatgggagaaagaggtatgtttgaactctctaaacaaggtttatttgatgggaagaaatttgggaaccttgggttttgtgaacattgtgtttatgggaaacacaagagagttagtttcaaacccgccattcacaacactaagggaattTTAGACTACGTCCATTCCGATTTATGGGGGCCTTCACAAaagccctcccttagtggttgtaattacttgttgacctttattgatgattccTCTAGGAAAAATTTGGTGTTActttataaaacaaaagaatgaagtttttgatgtcttcttggaatggaagaagatgattgaaaagaaaaccggtaggagcatcaagaccttaagaaccgataatggtcttgaattttttgataataaatttctgaaatattgttctaatgaaggcATTGtcagacatagaacttgtgcaggtcgtcctcaacaaaatggcgttgcggagaggatgaataaaacattgttgGAAAGGGCTAGGTGTATGCTAAAACAAGCGAATTTggggaagcaattttgggccgaagcggtggctacggcatgttatttgatcaaccgctcacctcataccgccttgaaattcaagtcgccacaagaggtgtggtacaacactccggtaaattattctagtcttagaatctttggttatccatagacctgggaaaacggtcggtcggtcgggtttttggtcagatcaatttcggtcgggtcattttggGGTCGGGTTTGTTTCGGATAAGGTCAGTTTCAGGTAGGATCACTCAAGGTTTCGGGCAGGTTCGGATTGATCCAACTGGTTatcataaaacattagaatatccaatctacgaattcaacataaaaaaaatcattaaaatgtctaaaatgcATCATACTACAAAAAAATATCCAAATGAATCAACTCAAACATAcaacaatttaaatattaaaatttaaaagtataaaaGTAAGAACATGTTAAATATCAAATTGTTCAAacacttcatcttcattttgattttcttcttcgtcttcatcttctttttcatcttcatcttcatcttcttcatcttcatcttcatcttcatcttcatcttcatcttctaaaTCTTTGTTAGCTTCTTCATTACACATTGGTTGAAGATCAAcctctaatccattttcaagtgGATCTatcaacataaaacaaattcacaaaataaaCTATAGTTTTAACGACTTGAAGGTCATATTATTTGCAttcaaaactcaaataaatgataaatttaccTTCTTTTACTTTATAACCAAATAGCCAACTACGACTAGTAATTAAAGCCTCAGCAATATCCGGTTGAAGAGAAGCTCTATACTTAGTAAGCACTCTACCTCCTAAGCTAAAAGCTGACTCGGATGCAACAGTAATAATTGAAATGGCTAATAAACCCCTTGCCATACGCGCAACCTGGGCATGTCGAGTTTCATTTGTTTTCCACCATTGCAATACATCTAGTTCAAGATGATGATCAAGCTTAGACTCGTCAAGATAAATATCTAATTGTGACAAATTTCCACTAGTCCCTCCAGCAAAAGATGAAAATCCCTATTAAAGTACTAGTAATtagaaggttaaaataataacaatacaattataaaaaacttcaaaaaaaaatacttacagGAAGATCATCATCCACGACATTACTACTAGCTTCATGGCCATAGGGAGTATCATTCCTTACATACTCCGCAAATAAATCATAGAGTTTGTCTTTGACTTGGTTGGCTTTCCAGGATCCATTTTGAGGATCCAAGTgttcaaaacaatatttgatcaattgaaatttataacgAGGATCCATCATGGCAGCAAAAGAAAGAACAACACTATAATTTTTcccaatatttatcaaatttatttttcatattctttGCCATATCTTTTAAAAACTCATCTTCACTATCAACATATTGTATCAACAAACATTCGATTCTCCACACACTTTTAAAGTACAAGTTGGCAGTTGGATAATTTCTCCCCGAAAAATGTtttgttatatcatcaaaaggttttaaaagtgcaacaatttttttaaccTTTGACCAATCATCATGTGTAGGAATATTAGGAAGGTCTTTGTCAATTCTTTTCAGGTTTTCATAACAAGGACAATAAATCAATGCCCTTTCAAGCATCCTATAGGTAGAATTCCATCTTATAGGACAATCCAACCACAACCTTTTAGAAATACTAACACCAATACCAATTGCATACTCCCTCAACTTTGCTTTTCGTACTTCAGAACCATTTATATACTTAACCAAggtctttattgtttttatttcatcTCCAATGACCTTCAAACCATCTTGAAAAATTAAGTTCAAAATATGAGCACCACAACGAACATGAAAATAATCACCATAAGCAAGCAATGGATTATACACACTTAAACTATTAGCAAGCAATTTTTGCATATTATCATTGTACTTAGCATTGTCTAATGTGATAGAGAACACCTTTTGTTGAAGCTTCCATTCTTTTATAAGTGCAATTAACCTCTCATGTATCATGTTGGCATTATGAGGAGGGGGGACATGACAAAAGGCAATAATCTTATTGTGTAACTTCcaatcatcatcaatataatgTGCAGTTAATGAAAGATAACCCTCATCCACAATCGAATGCCACATATCAGTAGTTAA
The sequence above is drawn from the Amaranthus tricolor cultivar Red isolate AtriRed21 chromosome 5, ASM2621246v1, whole genome shotgun sequence genome and encodes:
- the LOC130813480 gene encoding zinc finger BED domain-containing protein DAYSLEEPER-like, coding for MMDPRYKFQLIKYCFEHLDPQNGSWKANQVKDKLYDLFAEYVRNDTPYGHEASSNVVDDDLPGFSSFAGGTSGNLSQLDIYLDESKLDHHLELDVLQWWKTNETRHAQVARMARGLLAISIITVASESAFSLGGRVLTKYRASLQPDIAEALITSRSWLFGYKVKEDPLENGLEVDLQPILDILMFYDNQLDQSEPARNLE